One Baekduia alba genomic window, GTAGCTTGTAGCCCGTGACCCCTGCCATCCCCGCCGCCGTCGTGTTCGACAACGACGGCCTCCTGCTCGACACCGAAGAGGCCTGGACCCGGGCCGAGACCGAGCTCTTCCGCCGCCACGGCTCGACCTTCACCTACGAGCACAAGCGCGACCTGATCGGCTCGTCGCACGCGATCGCGGCCGGCAAGTTGGAGGTCATGCTCGGCCAGCCGGGCGGCGGCGTGGCGCTGATGGACGAGCTCCACGCGCTGGTCATGCTGGAGGCCGCGCAGGACGTCGAGCCGCGGCCCGGCGCCGTCGCGCTGGTCGACGCGCTCAACGCGGCCGGGATCCCAGTCGCGGTCGCCTCCAACTCCCAGCGCGCGTTCCTGGACCTCGTGCTCGGTGCCGCGGGCGTCGCGGACAAGTTCGGCGTCACGGTCGCCGGCGACGAGGTCCCGAACCCCAAGCCGTGGCCGGACATCTACCTCGAGGCGTGCCGCCGCCTCGGCGCCGACCCCGCGGACTCCGTCGGCCTCGAGGACTCGCCCACGGGCGCGCAGGCCGCCAAGGCCGCCGGCCTGACCGTGATCGGCGTGCCCTACCTGC contains:
- a CDS encoding HAD family hydrolase, encoding MTPAIPAAVVFDNDGLLLDTEEAWTRAETELFRRHGSTFTYEHKRDLIGSSHAIAAGKLEVMLGQPGGGVALMDELHALVMLEAAQDVEPRPGAVALVDALNAAGIPVAVASNSQRAFLDLVLGAAGVADKFGVTVAGDEVPNPKPWPDIYLEACRRLGADPADSVGLEDSPTGAQAAKAAGLTVIGVPYLPDIEIGPADIVAASLADAVVLEAVGLVPSRG